From the genome of Papaver somniferum cultivar HN1 chromosome 2, ASM357369v1, whole genome shotgun sequence, one region includes:
- the LOC113351753 gene encoding uncharacterized protein LOC113351753, which produces MGQLVNKFKQATLDLRDTNEIVIVQQEDNNKGKEVEEANWEASAIGKAIIEGRMSHDMVQKFIHFTCPFITAENLKIVEIDPNIFIFKFSNWDLLNKVINERPWNINKKLLVIHDYIPEMIYTEKQWGFQLFWIQLKFLLQEHMNVSDVTKIGEIMGEVVKIELENVVPVDGVPVKVCVYVDICNPLRRGVKVISSAGLTRWIKFYYERQPPGICNEGYIIKYCNVVCKDASEFLAKSHEKPHFFGKVCNLRKSISSSKSVEAPTSRKNQKNFVKNTVSVPPKDGITVNMDFLLKQSSDDGEEDTRLGKRHRASSSTTLCMTNHETSSYNADNDKNMGEQAAHMGTTIKAKTVNASEESQGLKTSTTRDHLNDLVRMHNPDMIFLCETKSFQNKSKPLLRNLHYPNQAYIEPVGLSFPSLERWLHFCMYGYHDYNRKKEQWEYLLDISNSHSSPWILIGDLNFHLIGDNQNASSSLDGNNIINSCGLEDLGYVGKDYTWTRNNISTSSRRSRIDMALENNDCSVIENAWKIEVVGSPGFQLMKKFQSTRKELSLWNRTHFGDVNTKVDNLQKELDSLLQMNLTTKINGDLSMWHKRKAELYQQKSRDHFISEMDNNSKEEISQHLTSHFKDISTSAGVQLDDNSFMLLPSIISESDNELLSKVPSHQEIFDTLKSMENWSAPGPEGFQAGFYKSHWSIISEDVYQMVTRFFETKHILKQINKSYISLIPKKRKFVCAADYSPIDLCNTYYKIISKIIVNGLKPLMEKIIFPYQAAYVSERLISDNTVIAQEIIHSMKRKRGQIGWMSLKIDMSKAFDRLE; this is translated from the exons ATGGGCCAATTGGTTAACAAATTCAAGCAAGCTACGTTAGATCTGAGAGACACCAATGAGATAGTCATTGTTCAACAAGAAGATAACAACAAAGGGAAAGAAGTCGAAGAAGCTAACTGGGAAGCAAGTGCGATTGGAAAAGCTATCATTGAAGGAAGAATGAGTCATGATATGGTTCAAAAATTCATTCATTTTACTTGTCCGTTCATAACAGCTGAAAATCTCAAGATTGTGGAAATCGATCCcaatattttcatcttcaagTTCAGCAACTGGGATCTACTCAACAAGGTCATAAATGAACGTCCTTGGAATATTAATAAGAAGTTGCTGGTGATTCATGATTACATACCAGAGATGATATACACTGAAAAACAATGGGGCTTTCAATTATTTTGGATTCAGCTAAAATTCCTCTTACAAGAACACATGAACGTTTCTGATGTTACAAAGATTGGAGAAATAATGGGAGAGGTGGTTAAAATTGAACTGGAAAATGTTGTTCCAGTGGATGGAGTTCCGGTAAAGGTCTGTGTTTACGTTGATATTTGCAACCCTTTGAGAAGAGGTGTCAAAGTTATATCCAGCGCAGGATTAACTAGATGGATTAAGTTTTATTATGAACGTCAACCGCCAGGAATTTGCAATGAAGGTTACATAATAAAATATTGCAATGTAGTATGCAAGGATGCCTCTGAATTCCTAGCTAAGTCTCATGAGAAGCCACATTTCTTTGGCAAGGTTTGCAATTTAAGGAAGTCAATCTCTTCCTCAAAATCAGTTGAAGCACCAACCTCTAGGAAAAATCAGAAGAATTTCGTTAAGAACACTGTTTCTGTCCCACCTAAAGATGGTATTACTGTTAACATGGATTTCCTTCTCAAGCAAAGCtctgatgatggtgaagaagataCAAGACTTGGAAAACGGCATAGAGCCAGCAGCAGCACGACCCTTTGTATGACCAATCATGAAACTTCCTCTTACAATGCTGACAATGATAAAAACATGGGTGAACAAGCAGCTCACATGGGCACAACTATCAAAGCAAAAACTGTTAATGCATCTGAAGAAAGCCAG GGTTTAAAAACCTCTACTACTAGAGACCATCTTAATGATTTAGTTAGGATGCATAACCCTGACATGATCTTTCTTTGTGAGACAAAAAGTTTTCAAAATAAGAGCAAGCCACTTTTGAGGAATCTTCACTACCCAAATCAAGCTTACATTGAGCCAGTTGGTTTATCTTTcccttctttggaaagatggcttCACTT TTGTATGTACGGCTACCATGACTATAATAGGAAAAAAGAGCAATGGGAATATCTTCTTGATATCAGTAATAGCCATAGTAGTCCATGGATTCTCATTGGTGATCTCAACTTTCATCTCATCGGAGATAATCAAAATGCCTCCTCTTCTTTAGATGGTAACAATATCATTAACTCATGTGGTCTTGAGGATCTAGGTTATGTAGGAAAGGACTACACTTGGACTAGGAATAATATAAGTACAAGCTCTAGAAGATCTAGAATTGACATGGCTTTAGAAAATAATGACTG TTCTGTTATTGAAAATGCTTGGAAGATTGAGGTAGTAGGTTCTCCTGGTTTCCAACTTATGAAGAAATTTCAGTCAACAAGAAAAGAATTATCATTATGGAATAGAACTCATTTTGGAGATGTCAATACAAAGGTGGATAATCTGCAAAAGGAATTGGATTCCCTCCTTCAGATGAATCTCACAACAAAAATCAATGGGGATTTATCTATGTGGCATAAGAGGAAAGCTGAACTATATCAACAAAAGTCTAGAGATCATTTCATTTCAGAAATGGATAACAACAGCAA AGAGGAAATTTCTCAACATCTTACTTCTCATTTCAAAGATATAAGCACTTCTGCAGGAGTTCAATTGGATGACAATTCATTCATGCTTCTTCCTTCCATTATTTCTGAGTCAGACAATGAGCTTTTATCTAAAGTACCATCTCATCAAGAAATCTTTGACACACTAAAGAGTATGGAGAACTGGAGTGCTCCAGGACCTGAAGGCTTTCAAGCTGGTTTCTATAAAAGTCATTGGAGTATCATTAGTGAAGATGTATATCAGATGGTCACCAGATTCTTTGAAACTAAACATATACTAAAGCAGATTAACAAGTCCTACATTTCTCTCATTCCCAAGAAAAGGAAATTTGTTTGTGCAGCTGATTATAGTCCAATTGATTTATGCAACACCTACTACAAGATAATCTCAAAGATCATTGTTAACGGGTTGAAGCCATTAATGGAGAAGATAATTTTCCCATATCAGGCTGCATATGTTTCAGAGAGATTAATCAGTGACAACACAGTAATAGCTCAAGAAATAATTCATtcaatgaaaagaaaaagaggcCAAATTGGATGGATGTCTCTCAAGATAGacatgtcaaaagcctttgacaggcTAGAATGA